A single window of Scomber scombrus chromosome 12, fScoSco1.1, whole genome shotgun sequence DNA harbors:
- the ly6pge gene encoding lymphocyte antigen 6 family member pge yields the protein MTVQYCPLLLLSLLLLSTNSEALQCYTCMASNNDDCNQQGSKSCPTYSDACAVVVGHNSGVMKSCSYKSFCSQANSQGYRSPGVRVHCCYSDGCNVTNFASQLQGLNSLLLLLPLLFHFTFK from the exons ATGACTGTCCAGTACTGCCCGCTGCTCCTGCTTTCCCTGCTCCTGCTATCAACAAACA GCGAGGCTCTGCAATGTTATACCTGTATGGCCTCCAATAACGATGACTGCAACCAGCAAGGCTCCAAATCCTGTCCCACCTACTCTGATGCCTGCGCTGTGGTGGTGGGCCATAACA GTGGGGTGATGAAGTCATGCTCCTACAAGTCTTTCTGCAGCCAGGCCAACAGCCAGGGTTACAGATCACCAGGCGTCAGAGTTCACTGCTGCTACAGCGATGGCTGCAATGTGACAAACTTCGCCTCCCAGCTGCAGGGCCTCAACTCTTTGCTGCTGCTCTTGCCTCTGTTGTTCCACTTCACTTTCAAGTAG